A genome region from Chitinophagales bacterium includes the following:
- a CDS encoding cupin-like domain-containing protein → MKLLQVERVSNITPEEFKEEFQKKNKPCVFTDFTKDWKALEKWNYNLFHDKYGHLEVPVFSSNYSKPGKGYMTNDSTMRFAEFLENIKSGPTDYRLFLFDIFEHAPELKNDFFFPKYQNFWIKVPFMFFGGESAEVTMHYDIDCANVFLTQFIGSKRIILFPPEESEKIYHHPFTVKSLIDPKNPDYDKFPALKNVTGYETVLQHGETIFMPSCYWHYMYYMDFSFGMALRSQNSPLTAAKGSFNLATHFVVDKGLNRLMGQTWHAWKERKAYENAKPFEV, encoded by the coding sequence ATGAAACTTCTGCAAGTTGAAAGAGTTAGCAACATTACTCCGGAAGAGTTTAAAGAAGAATTTCAAAAGAAAAATAAGCCTTGTGTTTTTACCGATTTTACCAAAGATTGGAAAGCCTTAGAAAAGTGGAATTACAACCTTTTTCACGATAAATACGGGCACTTGGAAGTGCCGGTTTTCTCCAGTAATTATTCCAAGCCGGGCAAAGGCTACATGACCAACGACAGTACCATGCGCTTTGCCGAATTTTTGGAAAATATTAAATCAGGTCCTACCGATTACAGGCTGTTTCTTTTCGATATTTTTGAACACGCTCCGGAGCTTAAAAACGATTTCTTTTTTCCTAAGTATCAAAACTTTTGGATAAAAGTGCCATTCATGTTTTTTGGTGGCGAGAGTGCCGAAGTAACTATGCACTACGATATAGATTGTGCCAATGTATTTCTTACACAGTTCATAGGCAGCAAGCGTATTATTCTTTTTCCTCCGGAGGAGTCGGAAAAAATTTACCACCATCCGTTTACAGTAAAGAGTTTAATAGACCCCAAAAATCCTGACTACGATAAGTTTCCGGCATTGAAAAATGTAACCGGTTACGAAACCGTGCTGCAACATGGCGAAACCATATTTATGCCTTCGTGTTATTGGCATTATATGTACTACATGGATTTTAGTTTCGGTATGGCGCTGCGTTCTCAAAATTCACCGCTTACAGCTGCCAAAGGCAGTTTTAACCTTGCCACGCATTTTGTGGTAGATAAGGGTTTAAACCGCTTAATGGGGCAAACATGGCATGCGTGGAAAGAGCGCAAAGCTTACGAAAATGCCAAGCCTTTTGAGGTGTAA
- a CDS encoding CapA family protein, with translation MKLVITVRHFVFFTLLFSAFFSNAQKIVPRLIERDEAAEFEQLDSFRTLHLMLAGNIYQSEQQIKNNYNHTERQYEFTNELRFVQPILNLGDITIANLKTSFAGDVASPYSSPDELALALKYSGINTLVYANSNAANIDKSMLQRTQQILGSMDIVSTGAFTGNVQRNGNCPLIVYRKGFRIAILNYAILANRSAVSNDIVINTADKNNIERDIRAARMQNADFIITYFDWGSNMQDIPSYSQQNLARWCFEQGVGLVVGTHPNTVQPMEFIEYYYHAQPQTGLAVYSLGNLISGSNDLRNCNGIILDMELKKNNFTGKVSLGDYGFIPIWNYYDTTSVKGKSNLFALPSAAVQNGDVFKNIPYIEQRRAANSAFEIRKALGTHSDEIQYNVSDHVVNNVDETVRLINASLNNKLSIFKPEFMQKTEAPVLAKRPLNKEEIDTFYCIQFYAMKKLIPLDTNYYDHLKGFSIAEEDGIFRYYSKGSFNLDEVMQLWLRVFKPRYKQSFIVAMINGRRIREITLQNR, from the coding sequence ATGAAATTGGTTATTACTGTAAGACACTTTGTTTTTTTTACCTTATTGTTTTCTGCATTTTTCTCAAACGCACAAAAGATAGTACCGCGCCTTATTGAGCGCGATGAAGCCGCAGAATTTGAGCAATTAGATTCTTTTAGAACGCTACATTTAATGCTTGCAGGCAATATTTACCAAAGCGAGCAGCAGATTAAAAACAACTATAATCATACCGAGCGCCAATACGAGTTCACCAATGAACTGCGCTTTGTTCAACCCATTTTAAACTTAGGCGATATTACCATTGCCAATCTAAAAACATCATTTGCCGGAGATGTGGCTTCGCCCTATTCTTCGCCCGATGAGCTAGCACTAGCATTAAAATATAGCGGCATCAATACCTTAGTGTACGCCAATTCCAATGCTGCCAACATAGATAAAAGTATGCTGCAACGCACACAGCAAATTTTAGGCTCTATGGACATTGTTTCTACCGGAGCATTCACGGGAAATGTACAACGCAACGGCAACTGCCCGCTCATTGTATATAGAAAAGGTTTTAGGATTGCCATATTAAACTACGCTATCTTAGCCAACCGCTCTGCCGTTTCAAACGATATTGTAATTAACACTGCCGACAAAAACAACATTGAACGCGACATTCGCGCTGCCAGAATGCAGAATGCCGATTTTATTATTACATACTTCGATTGGGGTAGCAACATGCAAGATATTCCTTCGTACTCCCAACAAAATTTAGCTCGCTGGTGCTTCGAACAAGGTGTTGGCCTGGTGGTAGGCACACATCCCAACACCGTGCAACCAATGGAATTTATAGAATACTATTACCACGCTCAACCGCAAACAGGCTTAGCAGTTTACTCACTGGGCAATTTAATATCGGGTAGCAACGACCTGCGCAATTGCAATGGTATTATTTTAGATATGGAACTAAAGAAAAACAATTTTACAGGCAAAGTTTCTTTAGGAGATTATGGCTTTATTCCCATTTGGAATTACTACGACACTACTTCTGTAAAAGGAAAATCTAATTTGTTTGCATTGCCATCTGCTGCGGTGCAAAATGGCGATGTATTTAAAAACATTCCTTACATAGAGCAACGCAGAGCTGCCAACAGCGCCTTCGAAATACGCAAAGCATTAGGTACACACAGCGATGAAATTCAATACAATGTTTCTGACCATGTAGTAAACAATGTAGATGAAACCGTGCGCCTCATCAATGCTTCGCTCAATAATAAACTCAGCATTTTCAAACCTGAGTTTATGCAAAAAACCGAAGCTCCGGTACTTGCCAAACGCCCTTTAAACAAAGAAGAAATTGACACTTTCTACTGCATACAGTTTTATGCCATGAAGAAACTAATTCCGTTAGACACTAATTATTACGACCACCTTAAGGGCTTTTCAATTGCAGAAGAAGATGGCATTTTCAGATACTACTCTAAAGGCTCTTTCAATCTCGATGAAGTAATGCAGCTCTGGCTACGCGTATTTAAACCTCGCTATAAACAGAGCTTTATTGTAGCAATGATAAATGGTAGAAGAATACGCGAAATTACATTACAAAACAGATAA
- a CDS encoding acyl transferase: MNTFNTKSIFTVAENTFEQTALDVFRFQFEHQSIYRTFCEGLKRHPNNVSTLADIPFLPISFFKTHEIITNGASAEVVFESSGTTGAAISKHLVADSTVYEESFMRTFRRFYGAPENYCILALLPSYLERQNSSLVFMAERLMRASNHPENGFFMSDFENLAARLAALEFKQQKVLLLGVTYALLDFAALYPMQLNHTIVMETGGMKGRKSEMLRTEVHEVLKQAFALQSIHSEYGMTELLSQAYSYGNGIFECTPWMKVLVRDVYNPLSVTALPRTGALNVIDLANVYACSFIATEDLGTILPNNCFEVAGRIDNSDIRGCSLMYAN; encoded by the coding sequence ATGAACACCTTTAATACCAAAAGCATTTTTACTGTTGCAGAAAACACCTTTGAGCAAACTGCTTTAGATGTTTTTAGATTTCAATTTGAACACCAAAGCATTTACAGAACATTTTGTGAAGGGCTGAAACGCCATCCCAATAATGTTTCTACGCTTGCCGATATTCCTTTTCTGCCTATCAGTTTTTTTAAAACGCACGAAATAATTACCAATGGCGCAAGTGCCGAAGTAGTGTTTGAGAGCAGCGGCACCACAGGCGCTGCTATATCTAAACATTTAGTTGCCGATTCAACGGTGTATGAAGAAAGTTTTATGCGCACCTTTCGTAGGTTTTATGGCGCACCCGAAAACTATTGCATATTGGCATTGCTACCCTCGTATTTGGAGCGCCAAAATTCATCGTTGGTATTTATGGCAGAGCGTTTAATGCGCGCCAGCAACCATCCCGAAAATGGTTTCTTTATGAGTGATTTTGAAAATTTGGCAGCGCGCTTGGCAGCGTTGGAATTTAAGCAGCAAAAAGTGCTGTTGCTGGGCGTAACGTATGCATTGCTTGATTTTGCAGCCTTGTATCCCATGCAGCTCAACCATACCATTGTGATGGAAACCGGAGGTATGAAAGGAAGAAAAAGCGAAATGCTGCGTACCGAAGTGCATGAAGTATTGAAGCAAGCATTTGCCTTGCAAAGCATTCATTCGGAATATGGAATGACGGAATTGCTCTCGCAGGCATATTCTTATGGCAATGGTATTTTTGAATGTACTCCGTGGATGAAAGTGTTGGTGCGCGATGTGTATAATCCATTGAGTGTAACAGCCTTGCCCCGCACCGGAGCTTTAAATGTGATAGATTTGGCGAATGTTTACGCCTGCTCGTTTATTGCCACCGAAGATTTGGGAACTATTTTGCCCAACAATTGTTTTGAAGTAGCAGGAAGAATAGATAATAGCGATATACGCGGTTGCAGTTTAATGTATGCAAACTAA
- a CDS encoding pirin family protein: protein METKHVELVMSPKEPHFVGDGFRVHNFIPSAYRLDMQRMDPIILMDYNSKYYFEPSQTPRGVGVHPHRGFETVTIAYKGKVEHHDSSGGGGIIGEGDVQWMTAASGVLHKEFHEKEWSKQGGEFQMVQLWVNLPAKYKMSAPKYQAIENATINRFQLENGKGEIEVIAGAYKGVNGSASTFTPLHMLNAKLQSGAIADFSFPQNYNTALLVIEGSITVNNTEKAPTDNFVLMANDGEVFTIQAETDSIVLVLSGEPINEPIAAHGPFVMNTRQELMQAFNDFNTGKFGYLEE from the coding sequence ATGGAAACAAAACATGTTGAACTAGTAATGAGTCCCAAAGAGCCTCATTTTGTTGGAGATGGGTTTAGGGTTCACAATTTTATACCAAGCGCTTACCGCTTAGATATGCAGCGTATGGATCCTATTATCTTAATGGATTACAACTCCAAATATTATTTTGAACCAAGCCAAACACCAAGAGGCGTAGGTGTGCATCCACATCGCGGGTTCGAAACCGTTACCATTGCCTACAAAGGTAAAGTAGAGCATCACGATAGCAGCGGTGGCGGAGGAATTATTGGCGAAGGCGATGTGCAATGGATGACAGCAGCAAGTGGAGTGCTGCACAAAGAGTTTCACGAAAAAGAATGGAGCAAACAAGGAGGCGAATTTCAAATGGTGCAACTTTGGGTAAACCTGCCGGCCAAATACAAAATGAGTGCGCCTAAATACCAAGCCATCGAAAATGCCACTATAAACCGTTTTCAACTCGAAAATGGCAAAGGCGAAATTGAGGTAATTGCAGGCGCATACAAAGGTGTAAATGGCAGTGCCTCTACCTTTACTCCACTCCACATGTTGAACGCCAAACTGCAAAGTGGAGCAATAGCCGATTTCAGTTTTCCCCAAAATTACAACACCGCTTTACTCGTAATTGAAGGAAGCATTACAGTAAACAATACCGAAAAAGCACCTACAGATAATTTTGTGCTCATGGCAAACGATGGCGAAGTATTTACCATTCAGGCAGAAACCGATTCTATAGTATTAGTGCTAAGTGGCGAACCAATCAACGAACCAATTGCAGCCCACGGCCCATTTGTAATGAATACGCGCCAAGAGCTAATGCAGGCATTCAACGATTTCAACACAGGTAAATTCGGTTACTTAGAAGAGTAA
- a CDS encoding N-acetyltransferase, producing the protein MKIVHEQQEAQGRFALYENEQFAGEITYTKLGENKISIDHTIVEKAFGGKGFGKVLVLEIAAYARANNIKVVPICTYAKAVFEKDTTLHDLMA; encoded by the coding sequence ATGAAAATAGTACACGAACAACAAGAAGCGCAAGGGCGCTTTGCATTGTATGAAAACGAGCAATTTGCCGGAGAAATAACCTATACCAAATTAGGCGAAAACAAAATATCCATAGACCACACCATTGTAGAAAAAGCCTTTGGTGGAAAAGGATTCGGGAAAGTACTGGTACTCGAAATAGCTGCTTATGCCAGAGCAAACAACATAAAAGTGGTGCCTATATGCACGTATGCTAAAGCTGTGTTTGAAAAAGATACCACCTTACACGATTTAATGGCATAG
- a CDS encoding Crp/Fnr family transcriptional regulator produces MNHFRLTTYLTSNTDADKEVTNQLLLHCRIKQVYKGEFLLRQGEKCHHTFFVESGLLRQFFTDEKGKEHIIQFAPENWWMSDRGSVFFNQPSVYFIQALENTKVFLLEETVILQLAKSNPSFLEFNHKLLHNHIRSLQKRITQLQSASAQERYLDFITVYPDLVLRVPQIFIASYLGITPESLSRVRRELSAKNKQ; encoded by the coding sequence ATGAACCATTTTCGGCTTACAACTTACTTAACATCTAATACCGATGCCGATAAAGAGGTAACCAATCAACTACTATTACACTGCCGCATTAAGCAAGTTTACAAAGGCGAATTCTTATTAAGACAAGGAGAAAAATGCCACCATACATTTTTTGTTGAAAGTGGATTGCTACGCCAATTTTTTACTGATGAAAAAGGAAAAGAACACATCATTCAATTTGCCCCCGAAAACTGGTGGATGAGCGACCGCGGAAGCGTATTTTTCAATCAACCTTCCGTATATTTTATTCAGGCATTGGAAAACACCAAAGTGTTTCTGCTAGAAGAAACCGTTATCCTTCAGCTTGCTAAATCCAATCCTTCATTTTTGGAGTTTAACCACAAGTTGTTACACAACCATATCAGGAGTTTACAAAAAAGAATTACACAATTACAAAGCGCTTCTGCCCAAGAGCGCTACCTCGATTTCATTACTGTTTATCCCGATTTGGTGCTTCGTGTGCCACAAATTTTTATAGCCTCCTACCTAGGCATTACACCCGAAAGTTTAAGTAGGGTAAGGCGCGAATTATCTGCAAAAAACAAACAATAG